The proteins below are encoded in one region of Xenopus laevis strain J_2021 chromosome 8L, Xenopus_laevis_v10.1, whole genome shotgun sequence:
- the LOC121396912 gene encoding cortexin domain-containing 1-like — protein MDDPTLLPLVDVDKGFAIALFLLLCVFLAMMIVRCARLIMDPYKDIPNSMWEDQ, from the coding sequence ATGGATGATCCCACCTTGCTGCCCCTTGTGGATGTGGATAAGGGATTTGCTATCGCCCTCTTCTTGCTTCTCTGTGTGTTTCTTGCCATGATGATTGTCCGTTGTGCGCGGCTCATAATGGACCCCTATAAGGACATCCCAAACTCCATGTGGGAAGACCAATAA